AAGGGCTTCGCGGTCGTCGCGGGAGAGGTCAAGGAGCTCGCGCAGGAGACCGCCAAGGCCACGGGGGACATCGCCCAGCAGGTGGAGGCCATCCAGTCCGAGGCGGGCGGCGCGGAGGCGGCGATCGACGAGATCAGCGGGATCATCGGGCAGATCAGCGCGTTCCAGGGCACGATCGCGAGCGCCGTGGAGGAGCAGACCTCCACGACGGCGGAGATCAACCGGAGCGTCGCCGAGGCGGCCACCGGATCCAGCGAGATCGCCGCGAACATCTCCGGGGTCGCCGACGGCGCGTCGGACACCACGCAGGGGGTCGTGCAGTCGCGGGACGCCGTGCAGTCGCTCGCCGCCATGTCGGCCGACCTCCGCACGCTCGTCGGCAGCTTCCGGGCGGGCTGACCGGCGGTCCGGCACGGCGCCTACGCTGGCGCCGTGCCGGACACCCGCCTGCGCCGCGTCGCCGTCCTGGTGCTCGAGGGCGCCAAGCCGCTGGACGTCGGGATGCCCGCGCAGGTGTTCACCACCCGGCCGTCGATGCCGTACGAGGTCCGGGTGTGCGGTCCCGCGCCCGGCCTGGTGCGCGGCGGCGACGGCCTGTCGTACCACGTGGCCGACGGCCTCGACGCGCTGGCGTGGGCGGACGTCGTGTTCATCCCCGGGTACCGGTTCCCGGACCGGGAGGACCCGCCGCCCGCCGTCGTGGCGGCCCTCGTCGCGGCGCACGAGCGCGGCGCGGACCTGGCGGCGATCTCGACCGGGGCGTTCGCGCTGGCGGCGACCGGGCTGCTGGACGGCCGGCGTGCGACGACGCACTGGCACTACACGCGCGCGTTCGCGGCCCGGTACCCCCGCGTGACCGTGGACGAGAACGTGCTGTTCGTCGACGAGGGCAGCCTGCTCACGTCCGCGGGTGCGGCGTCCGGCCTCGACCTGTGCCTGCACATCATCCGGCGGGACCTCGGCGTCGCGGCGTCGAACCACGCGGCCCGGCGGCTGGTCGCGGCGCCGTACCGCAGCGGCGGCCAGGCGCAGTACGTGCCGCGCAGCGTGCCCGAGCCCCTGGGCGAGCGGTTCGCCGCGACCCGGGAGTGGGTGCTGCGCCGGCTCGACGCCCCGCTGACCCTCGAGGTCATGGCGCGGCACGCGGCGGTGTCGCCGCGCACCTTCTCCCGGCGCTTCGTCGACGAGACCGGCTACACGCCGATGCAGTGGGTGCTGCGGGTGCGCGTGGACGCGGCGCGGGAGCTGCTCGAGCGCTCGCAGCGCTCCGTCGAGCAGGTCGCCGCCGACGTGGGGCTGGGCACCGGCGCGAACCTGCGGCGGCACTTCCAGCGGGTGCTGGGGACGACCCCGAGCGAGTACCGCCGCACGTTCACGCGCGGCGAGTAGGGGCCGCGGCCCGGCTGGCGAGATCCGTGCGGACCGTGGCGCCCCGGCCGCTGTCGGGCGCGCCCCCGCCCCGACAGGCTGGTCGCGACCGATCAGGCACCACCAGGAGGACACCATGACCCGCATCGCCGTGAACGGCTTCGGCCGCATCGGCCGGAACGTGCTGCGCGCGCTGCTCGAGCGCGGCAGCGACCTCGAGGTCGTCGCCGTCAACGACCTCGCCGAGCCGGCCGCGCTGGCCCGGCTGCTGGCGTTCGACTCCACCGCCGGCCGGCTCGGCCGGCCCGTCACCGTCGACGGCGACGCGATCGTCGTCGACGGGCACCGCATCCGGGTGCTCGCCGAGCGCGAGCCGTCCGCGCTGCCCTGGGCCGAGCTCGGCGTCGAGGTCGTCCTCGAGGCGACCGGGCGGTTCACGTCCGCCGCCGCGGCCCGCGGGCACCTCGACGCCGGCGCGCGCGTCGTGCTGGTCGGCGCACCGTCCGACGGCGCGGACGTGACGATCGCCTACGGCGTCAACACCGACGCGTACGACCCGGCCGTCCACACCGTGGTGTCGAACGCCTCGTGCACCACCAACGCCCTGGCCCCGCTCGCCCTCGTCCTCGACCAGCTCGCGGGCATCGAGCACGGGTTCATGACCACCGTGCACGCCTACACGCAGGAGCAGAACCTGCAGGACGGCCCCCACCGGGACGCCCGCCGGGCGCGGGCGGCAGCGGTCAACATCGTCCCGACCACGACGGGCGCCGCGAAGGCCATCGGCCTGGTCCTGCCGCAGCTCGACGGCCGGCTGTCCGGCGACTCGATCCGCGTCCCCGTGCCCGTCGGCTCGCTGGTCGAGCTGAACGCCACCGTGTCCCGCGACGTCAGCCGCGACGACGTGCTGGCGGCGTACCGGGCCGCGGCGGCGGGGCCGCTCGCGGGGGTCCTGGAGTACTCGGAGGACCCGCTGGTGTCGTCCGACATCACCGGCGACCCGGCGTCGTCGGTGTTCGACTCGCTCCTGACCCGCGTCGACGGCCGGCACGTCAAGGTCGTCGCCTGGTACGACAACGAGTGGGGCTTCTCGAACCGCGTCGTCGACACGCTCGAGCTGCTCGCGCGCTCGCTGGCCTGACGTCCCGGGCCGCCGGGCGGGAAGCCCCGCCCGGCGGCCGCG
This is a stretch of genomic DNA from Cellulomonas sp. ES6. It encodes these proteins:
- a CDS encoding helix-turn-helix domain-containing protein, with protein sequence MPDTRLRRVAVLVLEGAKPLDVGMPAQVFTTRPSMPYEVRVCGPAPGLVRGGDGLSYHVADGLDALAWADVVFIPGYRFPDREDPPPAVVAALVAAHERGADLAAISTGAFALAATGLLDGRRATTHWHYTRAFAARYPRVTVDENVLFVDEGSLLTSAGAASGLDLCLHIIRRDLGVAASNHAARRLVAAPYRSGGQAQYVPRSVPEPLGERFAATREWVLRRLDAPLTLEVMARHAAVSPRTFSRRFVDETGYTPMQWVLRVRVDAARELLERSQRSVEQVAADVGLGTGANLRRHFQRVLGTTPSEYRRTFTRGE
- the gap gene encoding type I glyceraldehyde-3-phosphate dehydrogenase — protein: MTRIAVNGFGRIGRNVLRALLERGSDLEVVAVNDLAEPAALARLLAFDSTAGRLGRPVTVDGDAIVVDGHRIRVLAEREPSALPWAELGVEVVLEATGRFTSAAAARGHLDAGARVVLVGAPSDGADVTIAYGVNTDAYDPAVHTVVSNASCTTNALAPLALVLDQLAGIEHGFMTTVHAYTQEQNLQDGPHRDARRARAAAVNIVPTTTGAAKAIGLVLPQLDGRLSGDSIRVPVPVGSLVELNATVSRDVSRDDVLAAYRAAAAGPLAGVLEYSEDPLVSSDITGDPASSVFDSLLTRVDGRHVKVVAWYDNEWGFSNRVVDTLELLARSLA